From Zea mays cultivar B73 chromosome 3, Zm-B73-REFERENCE-NAM-5.0, whole genome shotgun sequence:
TGTTCGCCCCATCAGCCGTCGAGAGGCTGCACCTCTGTGAGAGGAACAAGAGGCAGAGCCGGAAGAGGAAGCCCAGGCCGCAGAGACAGAGAACAAGCTCTCCCAGTATCCAGACTGTCAAGGCGACCAAGAACAGAGTGAAGAACAGTAATAAGAAGAGACAGCGTACTGATGATCACCAAAACGGTGTACGCCCGAGAGGCCATAAGAGCAAGACGGCAGCTCAGGTCTGCGTCGACGACTCTGACGTCCCCGATCCTGCGTCTGAACCGAAGTGTCCAGACACGTCGGAAAGATTGCCGGAGGCTGAAGTCACAGAACCGCAAGAAATTTCTGAGCCCCCTGCGGGACGACATGAGCGTGAAGCTCAGAAGGTGTTAGACGGAGAGGCAGAGGTAGCAGACGACAGCGCAATGCTTGAAGAGACTGAAACCATCTACAACGCTAGACTTACGGAGCACCAGGTTCCTGCTGCCAATGAAACAGAGCATGGCGAGTGCTTGGCAAATTTCGATGCTAGCATACCTCTTGCTATGATGGATCTGAATGAAGTGAGCATAGACGATATATTTCTGTCGGCTGATACGTACGAATTTGGAAGTGACATGTGTAACCCAGAACCGTTTTCTGTTGGTCTGAACATGGAAGGCACCACTACTGGCCAAAACTCGGGATTCAGTTGCCTTGAGGAGCTGGATACCCCACAGAACCACCTTTCTTCCATGGGAGATGGCCATTGTTCTCTGGTTCCAGAAGCAGGACCATGTACCGAAAACAACAAAGAGAAGGCTGATGCACTAGAAACGGGAGCATCGTATTTCTGTGACTCCTCGTTTCATGATATAGACATCAACGCGTTGCCCGCTAAGGAGCCGCCGTCGTTTGGAGAGGATAGCCCTTCTCCTCGAGCTGGCGCTGAAATGCATCCTAATGAATGTGGATTAAGCAGCTGTAGTCAGGATAGAGGCAATAGTTCCCTCCTTATCATCAACAAGCAAGCTGCACATAAAGAATGTCAGTACTATTTTCCAAACCTTTGTTTCTGAATTTACACGTACACTTTTTTTTTGGTTCCCCTCTGTGTTTGCATGGGTTTTTAGAGTCACCACAAAGATTCAGCGTTTGTTGCAGCAGATTCTTTCATGACGACGAAGCAGGATAAACCACAAGGTGGACAATGTAGCATGCAGGATGGGGTAGGACGACAGCATCCTACTGAAATCACGTCGAGAAATGCAAAGCCTCGTGAATCTCCTGAACTCACGCGGAATCCTCTGGGAACTGGTATTGCAGTGTTCATCATGATTTATGACTCTCCGAGAATTTAGAGCCTTGAATGAACTGGATGGATGTTAGTTTCGCACCTGTACCTGCCGCACAGCACTCAGTTCACGCGTTTCAGCACAACTTGCAGGAACTGGCTCTGAATCCACCCACAGCGGAACCTCTGAATCTGGTGGTCTTCTCGCGCTCACAGAAAACATCACCAAATTCTGCATCGCTGTGCCTGCACCAGGGCAAACATGGCTTGTGAGTAACCCTGACTGATCTGAGCTCACCGTTATGGACCATAGTTCTGAAAGATTTTTCTTTGTACAGGAGATTCCCGGCCGACTGCCGGTCATTCCAAGAACGAAGAAACATGGGAGGAAGGTTGTGATGCTCAAGGACCCACGCATGAGACTCTGGCCTGTGCTCTACCAATGCACCCCGAGGTTCAACGGCATCATCACTGGCTGGGTTGACGTCTGCAGGGAGAACAGAATCAAGGAAGGTGACACCTGCGAGTTCGAACTCAGCGGTAACTCTGAACTCTCATTCCAACTCCAAGTGCGCGTGCCCAATACGCACCCAGAATGTTGACCTTATCTATCGTATCTTAGGCTTCTGTGTCCCATCTTTTTCCTTCAATCCCGAAATAAGAATGTATGTAGACTTCTGTTAACAAGGAAATGTCGATGCTTTCTGGCACATTTTCATGTCCAGATtgtccccttttcttttttttattacaATGGAATATTCAGATTATCC
This genomic window contains:
- the LOC103650873 gene encoding B3 domain-containing protein Os01g0905400 isoform X1 translates to MQPATDTEVVGGAVKKEPEEIVVEVDGDGDEEAEKVVKRRRRRRKKTTAWDPHKKRACVDCTKRCARIHGQPASPSALASSSSNARPVPAVPSFFKVMLGYFSEDMDIPPPFAKTIWDLAGSNVFLEDAFGLRWRVRLCLRDGVLSFGHGWKNFVLDHAVSCGEFLVFRQIARSVFTVQMFAPSAVERLHLCERNKRQSRKRKPRPQRQRTSSPSIQTVKATKNRVKNSNKKRQRTDDHQNGVRPRGHKSKTAAQVCVDDSDVPDPASEPKCPDTSERLPEAEVTEPQEISEPPAGRHEREAQKVLDGEAEVADDSAMLEETETIYNARLTEHQVPAANETEHGECLANFDASIPLAMMDLNEVSIDDIFLSADTYEFGSDMCNPEPFSVGLNMEGTTTGQNSGFSCLEELDTPQNHLSSMGDGHCSLVPEAGPCTENNKEKADALETGASYFCDSSFHDIDINALPAKEPPSFGEDSPSPRAGAEMHPNECGLSSCSQDRGNSSLLIINKQAAHKESDSFMTTKQDKPQGGQCSMQDGVGRQHPTEITSRNAKPRESPELTRNPLGTGTGSESTHSGTSESGGLLALTENITKFCIAVPAPGQTWLEIPGRLPVIPRTKKHGRKVVMLKDPRMRLWPVLYQCTPRFNGIITGWVDVCRENRIKEGDTCEFELSGNSELSFQLQVRVPNTHPEC
- the LOC103650873 gene encoding B3 domain-containing protein Os01g0905400 isoform X2, which translates into the protein MQPATDTEVVGGAVKKEPEEIVVEVDGDGDEEAEKVVKRRRRRRKKTTAWDPHKKRACVDCTKRCARIHGQPASPSALASSSSNARPVPAVPSFFKVMLGYFSEDMDIPPPFAKTIWDLAGSNVFLEDAFGLRWRVRLCLRDGVLSFGHGWKNFVLDHAVSCGEFLVFRQIARSVFTVQMFAPSAVERLHLCERNKRQSRKRKPRPQRQRTSSPSIQTVKATKNRVKNSNKKRQRTDDHQNGVRPRGHKSKTAAQVCVDDSDVPDPASEPKCPDTSERLPEAEVTEPQEISEPPAGRHEREAQKVLDGEAEVADDSAMLEETETIYNARLTEHQVPAANETEHGECLANFDASIPLAMMDLNEVSIDDIFLSADTYEFGSDMCNPEPFSVGLNMEGTTTGQNSGFSCLEELDTPQNHLSSMGDGHCSLVPEAGPCTENNKEKADALETGASYFCDSSFHDIDINALPAKEPPSFGEDSPSPRAGAEMHPNECGLSSCSQDRGNSSLLIINKQAAHKEYSFMTTKQDKPQGGQCSMQDGVGRQHPTEITSRNAKPRESPELTRNPLGTGTGSESTHSGTSESGGLLALTENITKFCIAVPAPGQTWLEIPGRLPVIPRTKKHGRKVVMLKDPRMRLWPVLYQCTPRFNGIITGWVDVCRENRIKEGDTCEFELSGNSELSFQLQVRVPNTHPEC